In Falco biarmicus isolate bFalBia1 chromosome 7, bFalBia1.pri, whole genome shotgun sequence, a single window of DNA contains:
- the TPM1 gene encoding tropomyosin alpha-1 chain isoform X27, which produces MDAIKKKMQMLKLDKENALDRAEQAEADKKAAEERSKQLEDDIVQLEKQLHVTEDARDQVLEELHKSEDSLLSAEENAAKLEDELVALQKKLKATEDELDKYSESLKDAQEKLELADKKATDAESEVASLNRRIQLVEEELDRAQERLATALQKLEEAEKAADESERGMKVIENRAQKDEEKMEIQEIQLKEAKHIAEEADRKYEEVARKLVIIESDLERAEERAELSESQVRQLEEQLRIMDQTLKALMAAEDKYSQKEDKYEEEIKVLTDKLKEAETRAEFAERSVTKLEKSIDDLEDELYAQKLKYKAISEELDHALNDMTSM; this is translated from the exons ATGGATGCCATCAAGAAGAAGATGCAGATGCTGAAGCTGGACAAGGAGAACGCCCTGGACAGAGCCGAGCAGGCCGAGGCGGATAAGAAGGCGGCGGAGGAGAGGAGCAAGCAG TTAGAGGATGACATTGTGCAATTGGAAAAGCAATTGCATGTGACGGAGGATGCAAGGGACCAAGTGCTGGAAGAGCTACACAAGTCTGAGGATAGCCTCCTCTCTGCAGAGGAGAATGCTGCCAAG CTGGAGGACGAGCTGGTGGCTCTACAAAAGAAGCTGAAGGCCACTGAGGATGAGCTGGACAAATACTCCGAGTCCCTTAAAGATGCACAGGAAAAGTTGGAACTGGCTGACAAAAAGGCCACAGAT GCTGAGAGTGAAGTAGCTTCTCTGAACAGGCGCATCCAGCTGGTTGAGGAAGAGTTGGACCGGGCACAGGAGCGCTTGGCTACTGCCCTGCAGAagctggaggaggcagagaaggcTGCAGATGAGAGTGAAAG AGGAATGAAGGTCATTGAAAATAGAGCCCAGAAGGATGAAGAGAAGATGGAAATCCAAGAGATCCAGCTTAAAGAAGCTAAGCACATTGCTGAAGAGGCTGACCGCAAGTATGAAGAG GTGGCTCGTAAGCTTGTGATCATCGAGAGTGACCTGGAGCGGGCTGAGGAGCGGGCTGAGCTCTCAGAAAG CCAAGTCCGACAGCTGGAAGAACAGTTAAGAATAATGGATCAAACCTTGAAAGCATTAATGGCTGCAGAGGATAAG TACTCgcagaaagaagataaatatgAAGAGGAGATTAAAGTCCTGACTGACAAACTGAAGGAG GCTGAGACCCGTGCTGAATTTGCCGAGAGGTCAGTAACCAAGCTGGAGAAGAGCATTGATGACCTAGAAG ATGAGCTCTATGCTCAGAAACTGAAGTACAAAGCCATCAGCGAGGAGCTGGACCATGCCCTCAACGATATGACTTCCATGTAA
- the TPM1 gene encoding tropomyosin alpha-1 chain isoform X1 has product MDAIKKKMQMLKLDKENALDRAEQAEADKKAAEERSKQLEDELVALQKKLKATEDELDKYSESLKDAQEKLELADKKATDAESEVASLNRRIQLVEEELDRAQERLATALQKLEEAEKAADESERGMKVIENRAQKDEEKMEIQEIQLKEAKHIAEEADRKYEEVARKLVIIESDLERAEERAELSESKCAELEEELKTVTNNLKSLEAQAEKYSQKEDKYEEEIKVLTDKLKEAETRAEFAERSVTKLEKSIDDLEDNFLCFTSPKTSSSGWTKHLSKLWMFHGFIVLSSSLVDSVPLAPGSEHALLVLCCTETLHLSM; this is encoded by the exons ATGGATGCCATCAAGAAGAAGATGCAGATGCTGAAGCTGGACAAGGAGAACGCCCTGGACAGAGCCGAGCAGGCCGAGGCGGATAAGAAGGCGGCGGAGGAGAGGAGCAAGCAG CTGGAGGACGAGCTGGTGGCTCTACAAAAGAAGCTGAAGGCCACTGAGGATGAGCTGGACAAATACTCCGAGTCCCTTAAAGATGCACAGGAAAAGTTGGAACTGGCTGACAAAAAGGCCACAGAT GCTGAGAGTGAAGTAGCTTCTCTGAACAGGCGCATCCAGCTGGTTGAGGAAGAGTTGGACCGGGCACAGGAGCGCTTGGCTACTGCCCTGCAGAagctggaggaggcagagaaggcTGCAGATGAGAGTGAAAG AGGAATGAAGGTCATTGAAAATAGAGCCCAGAAGGATGAAGAGAAGATGGAAATCCAAGAGATCCAGCTTAAAGAAGCTAAGCACATTGCTGAAGAGGCTGACCGCAAGTATGAAGAG GTGGCTCGTAAGCTTGTGATCATCGAGAGTGACCTGGAGCGGGCTGAGGAGCGGGCTGAGCTCTCAGAAAG CAAATGTGCTGAGCTTGAAGAGGAGTTGAAAACTGTGACCAACAACCTGAAGTCGCTGGAGGCTCAGGCTGAGAAG TACTCgcagaaagaagataaatatgAAGAGGAGATTAAAGTCCTGACTGACAAACTGAAGGAG GCTGAGACCCGTGCTGAATTTGCCGAGAGGTCAGTAACCAAGCTGGAGAAGAGCATTGATGACCTAGAAG ataattttctttgcttcactTCTCCAAAGACATCTTCATCAGGCTGGACAAAACATCTTTCCAAGCTTTGGATGTTTCATGGGTTCATTGTCCTGTCTTCTAGCTTAGTTGACTCTGTTCCTCTAGCACCTGGCTCAGAACATGctctgcttgtgctctgctgtaCAGAAACTCTACATCTCtcaatgtaa
- the TPM1 gene encoding tropomyosin alpha-1 chain isoform X11 — protein sequence MAAMSSLEAVRRKIRSLQEQADAAEERAGRLQREVDQERALREEAESEVASLNRRIQLVEEELDRAQERLATALQKLEEAEKAADESERGMKVIENRAQKDEEKMEIQEIQLKEAKHIAEEADRKYEEVARKLVIIESDLERAEERAELSESKCAELEEELKTVTNNLKSLEAQAEKYSQKEDKYEEEIKVLTDKLKEAETRAEFAERSVTKLEKSIDDLEDNFLCFTSPKTSSSGWTKHLSKLWMFHGFIVLSSSLVDSVPLAPGSEHALLVLCCTETLHLSM from the exons ATGGCGGCGATGAGCTCGCTGGAGGCCGTGCGGAGGAAGATCCGCAgcctgcaggagcaggcagatgCCGCCGAGGAGCGGGCGGGCCGCCTGCAGCGGGAGGTGGACCAGGAGCGGGCCCTGCGGGAGGAG GCTGAGAGTGAAGTAGCTTCTCTGAACAGGCGCATCCAGCTGGTTGAGGAAGAGTTGGACCGGGCACAGGAGCGCTTGGCTACTGCCCTGCAGAagctggaggaggcagagaaggcTGCAGATGAGAGTGAAAG AGGAATGAAGGTCATTGAAAATAGAGCCCAGAAGGATGAAGAGAAGATGGAAATCCAAGAGATCCAGCTTAAAGAAGCTAAGCACATTGCTGAAGAGGCTGACCGCAAGTATGAAGAG GTGGCTCGTAAGCTTGTGATCATCGAGAGTGACCTGGAGCGGGCTGAGGAGCGGGCTGAGCTCTCAGAAAG CAAATGTGCTGAGCTTGAAGAGGAGTTGAAAACTGTGACCAACAACCTGAAGTCGCTGGAGGCTCAGGCTGAGAAG TACTCgcagaaagaagataaatatgAAGAGGAGATTAAAGTCCTGACTGACAAACTGAAGGAG GCTGAGACCCGTGCTGAATTTGCCGAGAGGTCAGTAACCAAGCTGGAGAAGAGCATTGATGACCTAGAAG ataattttctttgcttcactTCTCCAAAGACATCTTCATCAGGCTGGACAAAACATCTTTCCAAGCTTTGGATGTTTCATGGGTTCATTGTCCTGTCTTCTAGCTTAGTTGACTCTGTTCCTCTAGCACCTGGCTCAGAACATGctctgcttgtgctctgctgtaCAGAAACTCTACATCTCtcaatgtaa
- the TPM1 gene encoding tropomyosin alpha-1 chain isoform X12, whose protein sequence is MDAIKKKMQMLKLDKENALDRAEQAEADKKAAEERSKQLEDDIVQLEKQLHVTEDARDQVLEELHKSEDSLLSAEENAAKAESEVASLNRRIQLVEEELDRAQERLATALQKLEEAEKAADESERGMKVIENRAQKDEEKMEIQEIQLKEAKHIAEEADRKYEEVARKLVIIESDLERAEERAELSESKCAELEEELKTVTNNLKSLEAQAEKYSQKEDKYEEEIKVLTDKLKEAETRAEFAERSVTKLEKSIDDLEDELYAQKLKYKAISEELDHALNDMTSI, encoded by the exons ATGGATGCCATCAAGAAGAAGATGCAGATGCTGAAGCTGGACAAGGAGAACGCCCTGGACAGAGCCGAGCAGGCCGAGGCGGATAAGAAGGCGGCGGAGGAGAGGAGCAAGCAG TTAGAGGATGACATTGTGCAATTGGAAAAGCAATTGCATGTGACGGAGGATGCAAGGGACCAAGTGCTGGAAGAGCTACACAAGTCTGAGGATAGCCTCCTCTCTGCAGAGGAGAATGCTGCCAAG GCTGAGAGTGAAGTAGCTTCTCTGAACAGGCGCATCCAGCTGGTTGAGGAAGAGTTGGACCGGGCACAGGAGCGCTTGGCTACTGCCCTGCAGAagctggaggaggcagagaaggcTGCAGATGAGAGTGAAAG AGGAATGAAGGTCATTGAAAATAGAGCCCAGAAGGATGAAGAGAAGATGGAAATCCAAGAGATCCAGCTTAAAGAAGCTAAGCACATTGCTGAAGAGGCTGACCGCAAGTATGAAGAG GTGGCTCGTAAGCTTGTGATCATCGAGAGTGACCTGGAGCGGGCTGAGGAGCGGGCTGAGCTCTCAGAAAG CAAATGTGCTGAGCTTGAAGAGGAGTTGAAAACTGTGACCAACAACCTGAAGTCGCTGGAGGCTCAGGCTGAGAAG TACTCgcagaaagaagataaatatgAAGAGGAGATTAAAGTCCTGACTGACAAACTGAAGGAG GCTGAGACCCGTGCTGAATTTGCCGAGAGGTCAGTAACCAAGCTGGAGAAGAGCATTGATGACCTAGAAG ATGAGCTCTATGCTCAGAAACTGAAGTACAAAGCCATCAGCGAGGAGCTGGACCATGCCCTCAACGATATGACTTCCAT ataa
- the TPM1 gene encoding tropomyosin alpha-1 chain isoform X15: MDAIKKKMQMLKLDKENALDRAEQAEADKKAAEERSKQLEDDIVQLEKQLHVTEDARDQVLEELHKSEDSLLSAEENAAKAESEVASLNRRIQLVEEELDRAQERLATALQKLEEAEKAADESERGMKVIENRAQKDEEKMEIQEIQLKEAKHIAEEADRKYEEVARKLVIIESDLERAEERAELSESQVRQLEEQLRIMDQTLKALMAAEDKYSQKEDKYEEEIKVLTDKLKEAETRAEFAERSVTKLEKSIDDLEDELYAQKLKYKAISEELDHALNDMTSM, translated from the exons ATGGATGCCATCAAGAAGAAGATGCAGATGCTGAAGCTGGACAAGGAGAACGCCCTGGACAGAGCCGAGCAGGCCGAGGCGGATAAGAAGGCGGCGGAGGAGAGGAGCAAGCAG TTAGAGGATGACATTGTGCAATTGGAAAAGCAATTGCATGTGACGGAGGATGCAAGGGACCAAGTGCTGGAAGAGCTACACAAGTCTGAGGATAGCCTCCTCTCTGCAGAGGAGAATGCTGCCAAG GCTGAGAGTGAAGTAGCTTCTCTGAACAGGCGCATCCAGCTGGTTGAGGAAGAGTTGGACCGGGCACAGGAGCGCTTGGCTACTGCCCTGCAGAagctggaggaggcagagaaggcTGCAGATGAGAGTGAAAG AGGAATGAAGGTCATTGAAAATAGAGCCCAGAAGGATGAAGAGAAGATGGAAATCCAAGAGATCCAGCTTAAAGAAGCTAAGCACATTGCTGAAGAGGCTGACCGCAAGTATGAAGAG GTGGCTCGTAAGCTTGTGATCATCGAGAGTGACCTGGAGCGGGCTGAGGAGCGGGCTGAGCTCTCAGAAAG CCAAGTCCGACAGCTGGAAGAACAGTTAAGAATAATGGATCAAACCTTGAAAGCATTAATGGCTGCAGAGGATAAG TACTCgcagaaagaagataaatatgAAGAGGAGATTAAAGTCCTGACTGACAAACTGAAGGAG GCTGAGACCCGTGCTGAATTTGCCGAGAGGTCAGTAACCAAGCTGGAGAAGAGCATTGATGACCTAGAAG ATGAGCTCTATGCTCAGAAACTGAAGTACAAAGCCATCAGCGAGGAGCTGGACCATGCCCTCAACGATATGACTTCCATGTAA
- the TPM1 gene encoding tropomyosin alpha-1 chain isoform X2, whose amino-acid sequence MDAIKKKMQMLKLDKENALDRAEQAEADKKAAEERSKQLEDELVALQKKLKATEDELDKYSESLKDAQEKLELADKKATDAESEVASLNRRIQLVEEELDRAQERLATALQKLEEAEKAADESERGMKVIENRAQKDEEKMEIQEIQLKEAKHIAEEADRKYEEVARKLVIIESDLERAEERAELSESQVRQLEEQLRIMDQTLKALMAAEDKYSQKEDKYEEEIKVLTDKLKEAETRAEFAERSVTKLEKSIDDLEDNFLCFTSPKTSSSGWTKHLSKLWMFHGFIVLSSSLVDSVPLAPGSEHALLVLCCTETLHLSM is encoded by the exons ATGGATGCCATCAAGAAGAAGATGCAGATGCTGAAGCTGGACAAGGAGAACGCCCTGGACAGAGCCGAGCAGGCCGAGGCGGATAAGAAGGCGGCGGAGGAGAGGAGCAAGCAG CTGGAGGACGAGCTGGTGGCTCTACAAAAGAAGCTGAAGGCCACTGAGGATGAGCTGGACAAATACTCCGAGTCCCTTAAAGATGCACAGGAAAAGTTGGAACTGGCTGACAAAAAGGCCACAGAT GCTGAGAGTGAAGTAGCTTCTCTGAACAGGCGCATCCAGCTGGTTGAGGAAGAGTTGGACCGGGCACAGGAGCGCTTGGCTACTGCCCTGCAGAagctggaggaggcagagaaggcTGCAGATGAGAGTGAAAG AGGAATGAAGGTCATTGAAAATAGAGCCCAGAAGGATGAAGAGAAGATGGAAATCCAAGAGATCCAGCTTAAAGAAGCTAAGCACATTGCTGAAGAGGCTGACCGCAAGTATGAAGAG GTGGCTCGTAAGCTTGTGATCATCGAGAGTGACCTGGAGCGGGCTGAGGAGCGGGCTGAGCTCTCAGAAAG CCAAGTCCGACAGCTGGAAGAACAGTTAAGAATAATGGATCAAACCTTGAAAGCATTAATGGCTGCAGAGGATAAG TACTCgcagaaagaagataaatatgAAGAGGAGATTAAAGTCCTGACTGACAAACTGAAGGAG GCTGAGACCCGTGCTGAATTTGCCGAGAGGTCAGTAACCAAGCTGGAGAAGAGCATTGATGACCTAGAAG ataattttctttgcttcactTCTCCAAAGACATCTTCATCAGGCTGGACAAAACATCTTTCCAAGCTTTGGATGTTTCATGGGTTCATTGTCCTGTCTTCTAGCTTAGTTGACTCTGTTCCTCTAGCACCTGGCTCAGAACATGctctgcttgtgctctgctgtaCAGAAACTCTACATCTCtcaatgtaa
- the TPM1 gene encoding tropomyosin alpha-1 chain isoform X13: MDAIKKKMQMLKLDKENALDRAEQAEADKKAAEERSKQLEDDIVQLEKQLHVTEDARDQVLEELHKSEDSLLSAEENAAKAESEVASLNRRIQLVEEELDRAQERLATALQKLEEAEKAADESERGMKVIENRAQKDEEKMEIQEIQLKEAKHIAEEADRKYEEVARKLVIIESDLERAEERAELSESKCAELEEELKTVTNNLKSLEAQAEKYSQKEDKYEEEIKVLTDKLKEAETRAEFAERSVTKLEKSIDDLEDELYAQKLKYKAISEELDHALNDMTSM; the protein is encoded by the exons ATGGATGCCATCAAGAAGAAGATGCAGATGCTGAAGCTGGACAAGGAGAACGCCCTGGACAGAGCCGAGCAGGCCGAGGCGGATAAGAAGGCGGCGGAGGAGAGGAGCAAGCAG TTAGAGGATGACATTGTGCAATTGGAAAAGCAATTGCATGTGACGGAGGATGCAAGGGACCAAGTGCTGGAAGAGCTACACAAGTCTGAGGATAGCCTCCTCTCTGCAGAGGAGAATGCTGCCAAG GCTGAGAGTGAAGTAGCTTCTCTGAACAGGCGCATCCAGCTGGTTGAGGAAGAGTTGGACCGGGCACAGGAGCGCTTGGCTACTGCCCTGCAGAagctggaggaggcagagaaggcTGCAGATGAGAGTGAAAG AGGAATGAAGGTCATTGAAAATAGAGCCCAGAAGGATGAAGAGAAGATGGAAATCCAAGAGATCCAGCTTAAAGAAGCTAAGCACATTGCTGAAGAGGCTGACCGCAAGTATGAAGAG GTGGCTCGTAAGCTTGTGATCATCGAGAGTGACCTGGAGCGGGCTGAGGAGCGGGCTGAGCTCTCAGAAAG CAAATGTGCTGAGCTTGAAGAGGAGTTGAAAACTGTGACCAACAACCTGAAGTCGCTGGAGGCTCAGGCTGAGAAG TACTCgcagaaagaagataaatatgAAGAGGAGATTAAAGTCCTGACTGACAAACTGAAGGAG GCTGAGACCCGTGCTGAATTTGCCGAGAGGTCAGTAACCAAGCTGGAGAAGAGCATTGATGACCTAGAAG ATGAGCTCTATGCTCAGAAACTGAAGTACAAAGCCATCAGCGAGGAGCTGGACCATGCCCTCAACGATATGACTTCCATGTAA
- the TPM1 gene encoding tropomyosin alpha-1 chain isoform X14, giving the protein MAAMSSLEAVRRKIRSLQEQADAAEERAGRLQREVDQERALREEAESEVASLNRRIQLVEEELDRAQERLATALQKLEEAEKAADESERGMKVIENRAQKDEEKMEIQEIQLKEAKHIAEEADRKYEEVARKLVIIESDLERAEERAELSESQVRQLEEQLRIMDQTLKALMAAEDKYSQKEDKYEEEIKVLTDKLKEAETRAEFAERSVTKLEKSIDDLEDNFLCFTSPKTSSSGWTKHLSKLWMFHGFIVLSSSLVDSVPLAPGSEHALLVLCCTETLHLSM; this is encoded by the exons ATGGCGGCGATGAGCTCGCTGGAGGCCGTGCGGAGGAAGATCCGCAgcctgcaggagcaggcagatgCCGCCGAGGAGCGGGCGGGCCGCCTGCAGCGGGAGGTGGACCAGGAGCGGGCCCTGCGGGAGGAG GCTGAGAGTGAAGTAGCTTCTCTGAACAGGCGCATCCAGCTGGTTGAGGAAGAGTTGGACCGGGCACAGGAGCGCTTGGCTACTGCCCTGCAGAagctggaggaggcagagaaggcTGCAGATGAGAGTGAAAG AGGAATGAAGGTCATTGAAAATAGAGCCCAGAAGGATGAAGAGAAGATGGAAATCCAAGAGATCCAGCTTAAAGAAGCTAAGCACATTGCTGAAGAGGCTGACCGCAAGTATGAAGAG GTGGCTCGTAAGCTTGTGATCATCGAGAGTGACCTGGAGCGGGCTGAGGAGCGGGCTGAGCTCTCAGAAAG CCAAGTCCGACAGCTGGAAGAACAGTTAAGAATAATGGATCAAACCTTGAAAGCATTAATGGCTGCAGAGGATAAG TACTCgcagaaagaagataaatatgAAGAGGAGATTAAAGTCCTGACTGACAAACTGAAGGAG GCTGAGACCCGTGCTGAATTTGCCGAGAGGTCAGTAACCAAGCTGGAGAAGAGCATTGATGACCTAGAAG ataattttctttgcttcactTCTCCAAAGACATCTTCATCAGGCTGGACAAAACATCTTTCCAAGCTTTGGATGTTTCATGGGTTCATTGTCCTGTCTTCTAGCTTAGTTGACTCTGTTCCTCTAGCACCTGGCTCAGAACATGctctgcttgtgctctgctgtaCAGAAACTCTACATCTCtcaatgtaa
- the TPM1 gene encoding tropomyosin alpha-1 chain isoform X25, translating into MAAMSSLEAVRRKIRSLQEQADAAEERAGRLQREVDQERALREEAESEVASLNRRIQLVEEELDRAQERLATALQKLEEAEKAADESERGMKVIENRAQKDEEKMEIQEIQLKEAKHIAEEADRKYEEVARKLVIIESDLERAEERAELSESQVRQLEEQLRIMDQTLKALMAAEDKYSQKEDKYEEEIKVLTDKLKEAETRAEFAERSVTKLEKSIDDLEDQLYQQLEQNSRLTNELKLALNED; encoded by the exons ATGGCGGCGATGAGCTCGCTGGAGGCCGTGCGGAGGAAGATCCGCAgcctgcaggagcaggcagatgCCGCCGAGGAGCGGGCGGGCCGCCTGCAGCGGGAGGTGGACCAGGAGCGGGCCCTGCGGGAGGAG GCTGAGAGTGAAGTAGCTTCTCTGAACAGGCGCATCCAGCTGGTTGAGGAAGAGTTGGACCGGGCACAGGAGCGCTTGGCTACTGCCCTGCAGAagctggaggaggcagagaaggcTGCAGATGAGAGTGAAAG AGGAATGAAGGTCATTGAAAATAGAGCCCAGAAGGATGAAGAGAAGATGGAAATCCAAGAGATCCAGCTTAAAGAAGCTAAGCACATTGCTGAAGAGGCTGACCGCAAGTATGAAGAG GTGGCTCGTAAGCTTGTGATCATCGAGAGTGACCTGGAGCGGGCTGAGGAGCGGGCTGAGCTCTCAGAAAG CCAAGTCCGACAGCTGGAAGAACAGTTAAGAATAATGGATCAAACCTTGAAAGCATTAATGGCTGCAGAGGATAAG TACTCgcagaaagaagataaatatgAAGAGGAGATTAAAGTCCTGACTGACAAACTGAAGGAG GCTGAGACCCGTGCTGAATTTGCCGAGAGGTCAGTAACCAAGCTGGAGAAGAGCATTGATGACCTAGAAG ACCAACTCTACCAGCAACTTGAGCAAAACAGTCGCCTAACTAATGAACTAAAGCTGGCATTGAATGAGGATTAA
- the TPM1 gene encoding tropomyosin alpha-1 chain isoform X8: MDAIKKKMQMLKLDKENALDRAEQAEADKKAAEERSKQLEDELVALQKKLKATEDELDKYSESLKDAQEKLELADKKATDAESEVASLNRRIQLVEEELDRAQERLATALQKLEEAEKAADESERGMKVIENRAQKDEEKMEIQEIQLKEAKHIAEEADRKYEEVARKLVIIESDLERAEERAELSESKCAELEEELKTVTNNLKSLEAQAEKYSQKEDKYEEEIKVLTDKLKEAETRAEFAERSVTKLEKSIDDLEDELYAQKLKYKAISEELDHALNDMTSI, from the exons ATGGATGCCATCAAGAAGAAGATGCAGATGCTGAAGCTGGACAAGGAGAACGCCCTGGACAGAGCCGAGCAGGCCGAGGCGGATAAGAAGGCGGCGGAGGAGAGGAGCAAGCAG CTGGAGGACGAGCTGGTGGCTCTACAAAAGAAGCTGAAGGCCACTGAGGATGAGCTGGACAAATACTCCGAGTCCCTTAAAGATGCACAGGAAAAGTTGGAACTGGCTGACAAAAAGGCCACAGAT GCTGAGAGTGAAGTAGCTTCTCTGAACAGGCGCATCCAGCTGGTTGAGGAAGAGTTGGACCGGGCACAGGAGCGCTTGGCTACTGCCCTGCAGAagctggaggaggcagagaaggcTGCAGATGAGAGTGAAAG AGGAATGAAGGTCATTGAAAATAGAGCCCAGAAGGATGAAGAGAAGATGGAAATCCAAGAGATCCAGCTTAAAGAAGCTAAGCACATTGCTGAAGAGGCTGACCGCAAGTATGAAGAG GTGGCTCGTAAGCTTGTGATCATCGAGAGTGACCTGGAGCGGGCTGAGGAGCGGGCTGAGCTCTCAGAAAG CAAATGTGCTGAGCTTGAAGAGGAGTTGAAAACTGTGACCAACAACCTGAAGTCGCTGGAGGCTCAGGCTGAGAAG TACTCgcagaaagaagataaatatgAAGAGGAGATTAAAGTCCTGACTGACAAACTGAAGGAG GCTGAGACCCGTGCTGAATTTGCCGAGAGGTCAGTAACCAAGCTGGAGAAGAGCATTGATGACCTAGAAG ATGAGCTCTATGCTCAGAAACTGAAGTACAAAGCCATCAGCGAGGAGCTGGACCATGCCCTCAACGATATGACTTCCAT ataa
- the TPM1 gene encoding tropomyosin alpha-1 chain isoform X3, with protein MDAIKKKMQMLKLDKENALDRAEQAEADKKAAEERSKQLEDDIVQLEKQLHVTEDARDQVLEELHKSEDSLLSAEENAAKAESEVASLNRRIQLVEEELDRAQERLATALQKLEEAEKAADESERGMKVIENRAQKDEEKMEIQEIQLKEAKHIAEEADRKYEEVARKLVIIESDLERAEERAELSESKCAELEEELKTVTNNLKSLEAQAEKYSQKEDKYEEEIKVLTDKLKEAETRAEFAERSVTKLEKSIDDLEDNFLCFTSPKTSSSGWTKHLSKLWMFHGFIVLSSSLVDSVPLAPGSEHALLVLCCTETLHLSM; from the exons ATGGATGCCATCAAGAAGAAGATGCAGATGCTGAAGCTGGACAAGGAGAACGCCCTGGACAGAGCCGAGCAGGCCGAGGCGGATAAGAAGGCGGCGGAGGAGAGGAGCAAGCAG TTAGAGGATGACATTGTGCAATTGGAAAAGCAATTGCATGTGACGGAGGATGCAAGGGACCAAGTGCTGGAAGAGCTACACAAGTCTGAGGATAGCCTCCTCTCTGCAGAGGAGAATGCTGCCAAG GCTGAGAGTGAAGTAGCTTCTCTGAACAGGCGCATCCAGCTGGTTGAGGAAGAGTTGGACCGGGCACAGGAGCGCTTGGCTACTGCCCTGCAGAagctggaggaggcagagaaggcTGCAGATGAGAGTGAAAG AGGAATGAAGGTCATTGAAAATAGAGCCCAGAAGGATGAAGAGAAGATGGAAATCCAAGAGATCCAGCTTAAAGAAGCTAAGCACATTGCTGAAGAGGCTGACCGCAAGTATGAAGAG GTGGCTCGTAAGCTTGTGATCATCGAGAGTGACCTGGAGCGGGCTGAGGAGCGGGCTGAGCTCTCAGAAAG CAAATGTGCTGAGCTTGAAGAGGAGTTGAAAACTGTGACCAACAACCTGAAGTCGCTGGAGGCTCAGGCTGAGAAG TACTCgcagaaagaagataaatatgAAGAGGAGATTAAAGTCCTGACTGACAAACTGAAGGAG GCTGAGACCCGTGCTGAATTTGCCGAGAGGTCAGTAACCAAGCTGGAGAAGAGCATTGATGACCTAGAAG ataattttctttgcttcactTCTCCAAAGACATCTTCATCAGGCTGGACAAAACATCTTTCCAAGCTTTGGATGTTTCATGGGTTCATTGTCCTGTCTTCTAGCTTAGTTGACTCTGTTCCTCTAGCACCTGGCTCAGAACATGctctgcttgtgctctgctgtaCAGAAACTCTACATCTCtcaatgtaa